Within the bacterium genome, the region GGTGAGGCCGTAATGACGCGCCCGCAGATAGAACTCCACCGCGCCGTACATGGTCCCGTGGTCGGTGATCGCGATCGCCGGCATCCCCATCCCGGAGGCAGCGCGCATCAACTGGTCTATGCGGGCGGAACCGTCCAGGAGGGAGAACTCGGTATGCAGGTGGCAGTGAACAAAGGGATCGGACATGGGCTCACGGGCATTGTAGCACAGGCTCAGGTGGCGGAGGTGTCGCGCTTCAAGCGGGCTGCGTCCGACCCCGAAGCAGCGTAACAACGAGCTGCACGTGGCCGGTCTGCGGCAGCACATCCACCGGCTGGACGGCAACGGTTTGATACCCGACCCGCCCCCAGCGGATGAGATCAGCCGCGCAGGTCGCCAGCGATCGTGCCAGGTACGCCACGCGAGGAATCCGCGCGGAGGCCACAGCCTGGACCGTCGCATCGTCGAGGCCGGGGCCCCGAGCGGTCACGACCACCGCCTCCGGGCGGCTGCGGGTGGCCGTCCTCGCCAGGACCCGGAGCGGGCTGCGGGCGTAGAACACCGCGTTCGCGATGCCGTTCCACTCGGCCGCCTTCCAGGCGTCGGCCATCGCCTGGCGGTCCGGGGTCACACCGGTCACCAGGGCGGCATCGCGGGCAAGCGCCAGCGCCAGCAGCGGCGTCGCGGCCGTCAGGTCGAGTGCGGTCTCAGTGGTCCGCAGCGCCGCCGCCTGCCGAACAGCATCAAGCAGCAGGGGCATGGCGCTTGGGTTGGGCGGAACCTCGGTGGCCGGACGCAGCGGCACCCTCATCCCGGCAAACTCTTCGACGATGCTGTCGCGCCCCCAGAGCAGGCGCAGCCGGGGCCCCAGCAGTTCGGGAGCCGGTCCGGGCTGCACCGTGCTCAGGATGCCGACAAGCCCGCTCACCCGGCCGGTGAGGGCGTGCACCAGCGGCGCCGTATCCCGGAGAGGCCTCGCGACGGATAGCGTCAGCAGTGCCTCCCCGGTGGCAAAGGACGCCAGTCCCAGCACGCCCCTCACGAGGCCGGTACCGCTCGTCCGGTCGTGGATCGGCAACCTTAGAGCGCGCACCGTGCTGCGGACGGCGTGCAGGATCGCCTCGTTGGCCGGATGCTGTACAGGACACCGGGAAATGTCTATCACCCGGTCTGAGGCGATGGCACGGAAGCCGGCGACCGCTACTCCCTCTCTCTCGGCAAACGCCGCGCGGAGGGTGCTGCGATATGCCCAGGACTCTCCCCCGACAGTCTCGCGCACGATGTCGCGGTGAACGCCGGCGTGCTCCTTCAGGAAATCCTTCACCAGCGCGGTCTTGAGGCGGCGCTGCGCCTCGGGCACAAGGTGCTGCCATTGGCACCCACCACACCGGCCGAAGTGGGGGCACCGGGCCACCACGGTGCTGGCCGACTTGCGCAGCAGCGCTACCAGGCGGCCCTGGGCGCAGCGGCCGCCCTTGGTCACCTCGACCACGGCCTCTTCGCCGGGCACGCCGAACGGCACCGACAGTACGACCGGTCCGAGGCGCGCGACGGCCACGCCGTCCGGGCCCACCGCTGATAGGCGGACCGTCAACCGCTCCCCAACGTGCACTGTGCCCAGGCCGCCACGCCGGGGATGCTTCGTGGGCGGCCCGGCCTTGGGGATGAGACGGGCGGTCTGCGGCATTATGACAACCGCTCCCTGAGCAGGCGGTTGGCCGCCTCGGGGTTGGCGCGGCCGGCGGTAGCGCGCATGATCTGTCCCACCAGGAACGGCAGCGCGCGCACCTTGCCCGCGCGGATCTCGGCCGCGGGTCCGGGGTGATCGGCTATGACCTTGTCCACGACGACGCGCAGCGTGGCCTCGTCGCTGATCTGCTGCAGACCCCGGGCCTCCACGACGGCTTCGGGCTCCTGATCGTGGGTGATCATCTCCACCAGGATGTCCTTGGCGGTCCGGCCGCTGACTGTTCCGTCGTCCACCAAGCGGAGCAGAGCCGACAGGCGCGCTGGGGTAAGCGCGATTTGGTCAATCTCCACGGCGTGCTCGTTCAGGTAGGCCGCCACGACGCCGGATAGCCAGTTGGCTACCACCTTGGGGTGCGGCCCCAGGGCCACCGTCTCCTCGAAGAAGTTGGCCATCGCCGGAGTAGCCGTGATCAGGTCGGCGTCGTAGGCCGGCAGTCCGAAGGTGGCAATCAGCCGATCGCGGCGGGCCGCGGGCAGTTCGGGGAGCGCCTTACGGATGGCCGCCACCCACGCCGCGTCCACGTCCAGGGGAACGAGGTCTGGCTCCGGGAAGTACCTGTAGTCCTCGGCCTCCTCCTTCGACCGTGAGGCAAACGTGACGCTGCGCCGCTCGTCCCAGTGCCGCGTTTCCTGCACAACGGCCTCCCCTCGGGCAAGCACCTCGCGCTGCCTGACGGCCTCGAACGCGAGCGCCCGCTCGACTGCGCGGACCGAGTTCATGTTCTTCACCTCGGTGCGCACTCCTGGCGGACCGCCTGGAGGCTGGAGCGACAGGTTCGCATCACAGCGCAGCGTCCCCTCCTCCATCCGGCAGCTGCTCACCTCCGCGAACTGAAGCAGACGGCGCAGCGCGTTTAGGAACTCGCGGGCCTCGCCCGGAGAGCGGAGGTCGGGCTCGGTCACGATCTCCATCAGCGGCACGCCCGACCGGTTGTAGTCCACCAAGCTGGACGAGGCGCCTCCGGTGCCGGCGGGGTGTACGAGGCGCGCGGTGTCTTCTTCCAGGTGGACGCGGCGGATTGCGACACGCCACGGCCGTCCGCCCACGTGGATCTCCAGCACGCCGCCGGTGGCCAGCGGTGGGTGGTCGGCGTACTCGTACTGAGATATCTGGTAGTTCTTCGCCAAATCGGGATAGTAGTAGTTCTTTCGGTGGAACCGGCTGCGGGGGTGCACCCGGCAGCCCAACGCCACGGCCGTCCGCAGTCCAAGCTCCACCGCCCTCCGGTTGAGTACGGGCAGGGAGCCCGGAAGACCCAGGCACACCGGACAGACGAGCGTGTTGGGAGGTGCGCCGAACTCCGTCGCGCACCCGCAGAACATCTTGGACGCGGTCAGGAGCTGAACATGGATCTCAAGCCCTATGACAACCTCGCGGGTCCCAGTGCCGGCACCGGTCGGATCCATGGGCTCTGGCTTCTCCATGGCTCAGGCCTCCGGCGAGTGCCGCAGGTGCCAGGAGGTCGCCTGCTGATAGGCGCCTCCTGCCCGCAGCAGCGTCGCCTCGTCAAAAGCCCGCCCCACGAGTTGCATCCCGATCGGCAGGCCGGCGCTGAACCCGCATGGCAGCGCAAGACCTGGCAGGCCGGCCAGGTTCACCGGAATCGTGAAGATGTCCGAGACGTACATCCGCAGCGGGTCATCCACCCGCTCTCCGATGGCGAATGGAAGGGTCGGGGAGGTTGGCATCACCACTATGTCCACCCGAGCGAACGCGCGATCGAAGTCGCGCGCCACCAGGGTACGGACCTTCTGCGCCTTGATGTAGAACGCCTCGTAGTAACCGGCGGACAGCGCGTAGGTCCCCAGCATGATCCGGCGTTTGACCTCGGCGCCGAACCCTCCCTGCCGGGTCCGGGTGACCATCTCAAAGAGATCGTCGGATCCGTCCCGCAACCCGTATCTGACGCCGTCGTACCGGGCCAGGTTCGAGGAGGCCTCGGCCGGTGCGATCAGGTAGTACGTGGGAAGCGCTACGTCCAGCGTGGGGAGGGCGATCTCCTCGACCCGGAAGCCCAGGTTGTCGAAGGTGTCCAGCGCGGCCCTCACCGCCTCCGCCACGCCCGCGTCCACCCCGGAGCCGAATGCCTCCGAGGGCACCCCCAGGCGGATCTCCCGCCGCGTCTCGCCCAACGTGGCCAAGTAGTCGGGTACGGTCACGTCGGCCGAGGTAGAGTCGCGAGGATCGGCTCCGGCGATAACGCCGAGGAGCAGCGCGCAGTCGGCCACATCCCTTGCGAACGGCCCGATCTGATCCAGGGAGGAGGCGAACGCCACCAGCCCGTACCTCGAGACCCTGCCGTAGGTGGGCTTCAGGCCGACCACCCCACAGAAACCGGCGGGCTGCCGGATCGAACCGCCGGTGTCGGAACCCAGGGCCAGGGGCACGTATCCCGCGGCGACCGCGGCGGCCGAGCCGCCGCTCGAACCTCCGGGGACGCGACTGAGATCCCAGGGGTTGCGGGTGGGCCCGAACGCGGAGTTCTCGGTGGACGACCCCATGGCGAACTCATCCAGGTTGGTCTTGCCGACAATCACCGCGCCCGCGTGGCGCAGCCGGGCAATCACCGTGGCATCGTAGGGAGGGAGCCAGCCCTCAAGGATCCGCGACCCGCAGGTGGTTGGAACGCCCCGCGTGCACAGGTTGTCCTTGACCGCAACCGGAATGCCGGCGAGCGGGGGCAGCGTGTCGCCGGCCGCGTTCCGCCGGGCCTGGGCATATAGGCCGTCCCACTCGACCGCCTCTTGGCGGGCGCGCTCCGCGTCAACGTGGAGAAAGGCGTGCAGCTTTGGGTCGCGCAGCGCGATCCGTTCGAGTGCCGCGGCGATGACCTCCGAAGGCCGCAGCTCCCCCGCAGCATAGGCGGCTCGCAGAGCTCGCGCGGACTCCCAAACGGACGGGGCCATCCTGACCGCCCCTACTCCGCCTCGAGTACCCGTGGAACCTTGAAGAACCCCTGTTCGTGCGCGGGGGCCGCAGCCAGAACCTCGTCGCGCGAAAGGCAAGGTGCCGGCAGGTCCTCTCGCAGGACGTTGACCATCGGGAGCACGTGCGAGGTCGCGGGCACGCCCTCGATCGAGACAGCGTCCAGTCGCGCGCAGTACTCGAGGATGCGGCCGAGTTGCCCGGCGAACCGTTCGCGCTCCTCGTCGGTCAGCGCCAGGCGGGCCAGGCGCGCCACGTGCTCAACGGTTGCCCTGTCAATCGCCACCGACTACCTCCCGAGATCAGTTCGAACCGCGCAGCCGTGGATCCAGTATATCCCGGAAGGCGTCTCCCAGCAGGTTCCATCCGAGCGTGAACAGGAACAGCGCGGCGCCGGGGAAGACCACGGTGTACCAGAACTGGAAGGCGTTGCCGGCGGCACCCAGGATCCAGCTCCGCGAGAGACTGATGATCTGCCCCCAGTCGGAGTAGCCGACCGGCGCGCCCAGCCCCAGGAAGCTCAGCGCCGCCGCCGCCACCACGATGCTTCCCATGTCCAGCGAGGAAACAACAAGCACGGGGTAGATGCTGTTGGGCAGGACGTGCCTGGAAATAACCTTTAGATCACTGGCGCCAAGCGCCCTGGCCGCTTCTATGAAGTCGCGCTCGCGGACCGAGAGGACCTCCCCGCGCAATAGCCGGGCGTACCCGGGCCAGCTCACCAGGGCCAGAGCGATCATCACCTTCTCCAGCCCAGGACCCAGGATTGCCACGACCACAACGGCCAGGATCAGTCCGGGAAACGCCAAGAAGACGTCCACGATGCGCATCATGATCTCGTCGAGGCGTCCGCCGTAGAATCCCGAGATGCCACCCACCAGGATCCCGATGGTAACCGAGGTGGCCACCACCGCCAGTCCCACGCGAAACGCCGTGCGCGCGCCCCACACCAGCCCGTAGAAGATGTCAAACGCCTGCTCGGTCGTGCCCAGCGGGTGTCCAGGCCGCGGCGGCTGCGGATCGGGGCTGTAGCCCTCGTGGGGCATCATGTAGGGATCTCGGGCATCGGCCTTCGGAGGTGCGATCACCGGTGCCAGGAGCGCGGTCAGCACGAAGGCCATGATGATGGCCAGTCCCAGCATGGACAGGGGATTGCGCCGCAACCTGCGCCATGCCATCTGCCAGGAACTCATGGTTATGGGATGGGCGGGCTGCCCTGATGCGGCTCGGTGGATCGCGCCCCCAGTTGTCATCGCAGCCGGATGCGGGGATCTATCAAGGCGTAGAGGATGTCGGCCGCCAGGTTGCCCATCACCAGCAGCAGAGCGTTGAACAGGGCGAATCCGGCCACCGCGGCCGCATCGAGCTGGATCGCCGCGTTCACGCCCCAGAGTCCTATCCCGGGATAGCCGTAGACCGTCTCCGTGATGGCCACGCCGTTGAGGAGTCCCACGAACAGCAGGGCGGACATCGTCACAACAGGAATCATGGCGTTCTTGCGGGCATGCTTGTTCACCACGACTCGGTCATCCAGCCCCTTTGCACGCGCGGTGCGCACATAGTCCTGGCGGAGCGTCTCCAGCATAGAGGACCGGGTCACGCGCACGAGCGTCGCACAGCTGACCAGGCTCAGTGTCAGCACCGGCAGCGCAAGGTGGCGCAGCGCATCCACGAAGATCCAGAGCTGGCCGTTCAGCAGGGCGTCCACGGTCATCAGTCGGGTGTAGGGACGGAACTGCTTGGAGAGCACGTACATGCTGGGCTCCAGCGAGAGGCGCCCGGGCGGGAAGAGCTGCCAAGCACCGTAGAACACCATCAGAAGCAGGAGGCCCCACACGAAGGTGGGCATCGAGGTCCCGCTGATTGCGAAGAAACGGGAGAAGTGGTCCAAGGCACGGTCTCGGTGCACCGCGGATAGGGTCCCCAGCCAGATTCCAACGACGAGGATGGGCACGACCGCGAAGATGGTCAGCTCCAGGGTCGCGGGGAAGAAGGTGGCTATTGCCTTCGCCACGGGCATCTTGGCGGTTTCCGACCACCCCAGGTCGCCCTGCACCACGCGGCCCAACCATCCCACGTACTGGGTGTGGAACGGCTTGTCCAGACCGTGCGCGCGGATGATGCTGTCCACGGCACGAAGCTGGCGCGGGTCGGTCACGTACAAGGCGGCCCGCATCTGTGGGGAGAGCATCTGTAGCAGCCCGAAAATCAGGAGGGTTACCCCGAAGGCAACCAGGGGCAACAGGAGTAACCGCCGGACAACAAATGCCGTCATGGGAGTCCCGTGGTGGGGATCGGGAGGAAGCTTCCTCCCGATCCCCGTGCGGGAGTGGCTATCCCTTGAAGATCGTGTAGTAGTACGTCCCCGGGAACACCGGGTTGTTGTACCATCCCCTCACCCAGGAGCGCTGCACGCGGAACACCACCTGGTGGACCGGCGAAACCGACGGTGCCAGCTCGAAGAACTTCTGGTTGATCTGGGAATAGAGCTGCTTACGCTTCTCGGGGTTGGTCTCCTTGATCGCCTGCATGATGAGCCGATCCAGCTCCTCGTTCTTGAATCGCTGGGACTTGGGGAAGGTGCCGTCGCTGTGCAGGAAGTGGAAGGCGAAGTTGTGGGGGTCCGGGTAGTCGGCCACCCAGCCTATCCAGAAAACCGGGAGCTTGCTGTCGTTCATCGCGGCCAGATAGGACGCCCAGGTGATGCCGCGGACGTCCAGCCGGAACTTGGGGTTCAAAGCCTCAACGCCGTCTTTCAGGATCCGCGCGCCGACCTCGCGGACGACATTGCCGGTGTTGTACAGTACGGTCGCCCTGAACCCGCGCTCCCACACCTGGCCGCCCCACGCCTCCCTCAACTCGGCAATGGCCTTCTCGCGGCTATGGGAGAAGTACTCCCTCTTCGCATCGAAGCCCAGCATGCCCGGAGGTATCACGCCCTTGGGCAGTGTCCCCTGATTGCGGAAAGCATCTTGGAGGAATGTGGCATAGTCGAAGGCATAGGCGAACCCGCGCCGGACCCGGACGTCGGAGAAGAAGTTGGCCGGGATGCCGGCGCCGTCCAGCCGTCCGCTACCCACGTCGGGATTGCCGCGCGTGTCGATGTCCACCGTGAAGAAGAACGCGTCGGTGCGCAGCCACGGCAGGTTGTCAATCAGCCGGATGTTGGGGTCGCCCTCTACTTGGGGCTGCTCACGCCGGCTGATCGCGATGCTGTCGGCATCGCCGGCCTTGAGCATCAGAATGCGGGTGGCGGTTTCATCAATGCTTCGAAAAACGACCCGGCTGAGCCTGGCCGGCGTGCGCCAGTAACCATCGTTGCGCACAAGGATGACCTGCTTGCCGGCGCGATCCCACCGCTCAAGCTTGAACGGCCCGGTGCCGTTGGCCTTTTCAAACAAGGCGCTGGACTCTTTCTTGAGGTTGTTGTAGCGGGCCATTGTCGCGGCCGTCCCATCCCAGTCGCCGTTGGCCGCGGCCCACTTCTTGGATACCACGCTGGACCACAGCGCCATGATGCTCAGGAATGGACCGAAAGGCTCCTTTAGGGTAACAACCACGCTGTTGCCCTTGACCTGAACCGCACGCTCTAGGGCCGAGAAGCTCAGCATCAGGTTGCCCTTGTCATCGCGGGTCTTGGTCATGCCCAGAATCGGCTCCAAGAGCAGCGAGGAAGGGCCACCGTCACGGTCAATGAGCAGGAACCGCCGCAGCGAGTAGGCTGCATCCTCGGCGGTCATGGGCGTCCCGTCGTGGAACTTCACGCCCTCCCGGATCGGAAAAGTGTAGGTCTTGCCGTCAGGCGAGACCAGCCCGTTCTGCACGCTGGGCACGGTCGTGGCAAGACGGGGAACGAATCGATCGACGCGGCCGCCGTCGTAGAAAATCAGTGGCTCGTAGACGTTGAAGATTATGGTGTGGCTCGAAGTGTCGTAGGCCCACGCGTAGTCGAAGGTGTCCCAGTCGCCGAAGCCGACCTGGATGAAGGTGTCCGGGTTCTTCACAGCCTGCCCCGTGGCGGTCCCTGTCAGTCCCGCGAGGGACAGCGACAGCGTCAAAGCAAGCAGGATCAACACCTGCCTTCGCACTCGTCTCATCTGTCACCCTCCTGTCAGTCTGTCTCTCGTACCGGACCAAGAAGTCATAAACCCGCCCTCAGCCGCACTAGCGAGCGGGCGGGCGTAACGCGTCACTCAGCGATCGGCTACTACGCTGGCGTCTTGAGCACGGCCGCCTTGCTGCGCTGGTGCTTGAACGGCTGAACCGGACATGCCACATAGTGCCCATCCGCAACGTCCACCATCGGTGGCTCGTTCACACGACAGGACTCAACGGCATAGAGGCACCGCGTGTGGAAGCGGCAGCCCTTGGGCGGGTTGGAGGGGCTGGGCACGTCGCCGGGCAGGATGATCCGCTCGCGGCGCATCCCCGGGTCGGGAATCGGCACGGCCGACAGCAGCGCCTCGGTGTAGGGGTGCTGCGGGTTGGCAAAGATCTCTTCGACCGGGCACACCTCGACAATCTTGCCCAGGTACATCACCGCGACCCGATCGCTGATGTGCTTGACCACCGAGAGGTCGTGGGCGATGAACAGGTAGGTAAGCCCGAACTCCTTCTGCAGATCCTCCAGGAGGTTCAGGACCTGCGCCTGGATCGAGACGTCGAGCGCGGAGACCGGTTCGTCGCAGATGATGAGCTTGGGGTTGACCGCCAGAGCCCGGGCGATGCCTATCCGCTGCCGCTGCCCGCCGCTGAACTCGTGCGGGTAGCGGTTGGCGTGGTAGGGGGACAGGCCGACCACCTCGAGCAGTTCCTGAACGCGGCGCACCTTGTCCTTGCCCCGCGCCAGGTTGTGGATCTCGAGCGGCTCGCCGACGATGTCACCGACGGTCATGCGGGGGTTGAGCGACGAGTACGGATCCTGGAAGATGATCTGCAAGTTGCGCCGCATGAGGCGCAGCTCTTCCTTGCGGAGCGAGAAGATGCTCCGTCCTTGAAACACCGCGTCTCCGGCGGTGGGCTCCATGAGCCGCAGTATGACCCGGCCGGTCGTCGTCTTGCCGCATCCGGACTCACCCACCAGCCCGAGCGTCTCTCCAGTGTGGATGAAGAACGACACGTCGTCCACGGCCTTGACGGCCCCGACCTGCTTCTGGAAGATGAACCCCTTGGTAATGGGGAAGTACTTGCGGAGGTTGCGCACCTCCAGGATGATCTCTCTCTCTGTCCCAGTAGCCACAGCCTACCTCCTACGCTTTCCGCGTCGAGGCCAACAGCCCCGCCGCCTCGGCCGCCCGCTTCTCTTCTCCGGTCGCGTGTTCCGTGTACAGATAGCACTTCGCGTAGTGCCCCGCCTGGATGTCCACGTCCGGCGGGTCCTCCTGGACGCAGATCTCCATGGCGAACGGGCAGCGCGGCGCGAATGGACAACCCGGGGGAAGGTCGATCAGGCTTGGGGGCTGGCCCTCGATGGGAATCAGCCGCTCCTTGCGCTCGTGCAACTTCGGGATCGAGTGCAACAGGCCCCAGGTGTAGGGGTGCTTCGGGTCCCGGAAGACACGGTTCACATCGGTGTGCTCCACCGGCTTGCCGGCGTACATCACCACCACGTTGTCGGTCATCTCGGCCACCACGCCCAGGTTGTGGGTGATGACGATCACCGACATGTTGAACTCCTTTTGGAGATCACGGATCAGGTCCAGGATCTGGGCCTGGATCGTCACGTCCAGCGCCGTGGTGGGCTCGTCGGCGATCAGGATCGAGGGGTTACACGACAGCGCCATGGCGATCATGACGCGCTGCCGCATGCCGCCGCTGAACTGGTGCGGGTAGTCCTTCAGGCGCTCCCTGGCCAGCGGGATCTTGACCCGCTCGAGCATATCCGCGGCGCGGTCCCAGGCGGTCTTCTTGTCGAGCTTCTGGTGGAGGATGACCGCCTCTGCGATCTGCTCGCCGATGGTCAGGACCGGGTTGAGAGACGTCATGGGCTCCTGGAAGATCATGGCGATCCGGTTTCCCCGGATGTGACGCATCTGTTCGTCGGAGATCGTCAGCAGGTTACGGCCTTCAAACCAGATCTCGCCGCTCACGATCTTGCCCGGCGGGGTGGGGATGAGCCGCATGACCGACAGCGCGTGGACGCTCTTGCCGCAGCCCGATTCGCCCACGATCCCCAGCGTCTCGCCCTTCGCCAGGTCGTAGGTTAGCCCGTCCACGGCCCGCACTACGCCTTCGTCGGTATGAAAGTACGTCTTTAGGTCTCGAACAGAAAGCAGCGGCTCTGCCACACGCCTCACCTCTCAATAGTCTTCCTGAACCTTCTCCGCCGGAGGGGTGTATCCTTCTCCGGGCTCCGAGAAATCACTGATCGCCCCACCGCCACTGCCAGATGTTCCAGGGGAGGTAGTACGTCCCCAACCCCACCGGCTTGACGTTCCGCATGGCCTTGGGGAATGTGGTCAGGTCGAGCCGGAAGTAGAGCGACAGGCTCGACAGTTCCTCAGCGAAGATCTCCTGCTGCTTGCGCAGCAGCGCGTTGCGCTTCTCAACGTCCAGCTCGGCGATTATCTGGTCCCAGATCTGGTCGTTCTCGGCGTGGCGCCAGCCAACGCGGTTGTTGCCCGACCAGTTGTTGGCAAGCGTCGGGATGCCGATGCTGTGGAACCTGTCGTGGGGCAACGATTCCGGCGTAAACAGGCTGGCGTACATCGCCATGTGAGGGAACTGCCGGCGGGTCGTGTAGGTCCCGAAGAATACCGTGGCCGGCCGGTTGTCGATCCGCACGTCAATGCCGACCTGGCGGAGCTGCTCCTTGATGATCTGCTGGATCTGCTCGCGGATGGAGTTGCCGGCCGTCGTCGAGATAGACATCTCGACGCGCTTCCCTGTGCCGTCGCGCAGGAAGCCGTCCGGGCCGGGCCGGAACCCGGCCTCGGCCAGGAGCGATCGCGCCCTCGCGGCGTCGAGGTCATACTTCTTCAAGTTGGGGTTGGCCGCGGGATGCCCGGGCGCCATCCACGAGTTCGCCACGGGCTGGCGGCCGCCGGAGCACGAGACCTCGGCAAGGGCCTTCCGGTCCAGCGCGTAGGCGATCGCCTGCCGCACCCGCTTGTCCTTCAGCCACACGTCATCCAGGTTGAAGTCTATCCGCTCCCAGACCATGGCCTCGCGGTAGTGGGCGTTCACCCGGGCGGCCCGCTGCGAGATCTGTTCCATCTGCAGACAGGAGAAGTTGCTGATCTCCGTGGCGTCCACGCCGCCCGTGATCGCGTTGGCCTGCAGCACGGTGCTGTCCAGGATGAACCGGATGGTCACCTTCTTGATCGCCGGCGCGCCCAGGGGCCACTTGTCGTAGGCCTCGAAGCTCATGTGGCTGCCCGCCACCCACTCGGTCATCCGGTAGGGCCCGTTCGCCACAGGCAGCCGGAAGTACGGCTCCGCCCGCAGGTTCTCCGGGTTGGACAGATAGGGACGCTCCAGCAGGTGTCGCGGCAGGGCGTACGCCGCGCCGAACGGCTCACTGCCCGCGAACGGCCACAGCTCGTTCCACTGGACCACCATCTCGTAGGGATCGTTCATGTTGGTGACAAGGATGTTGTCAACCTTGTTCACAACGAATCTGGCGGTCGAGGGCGTGCGCGGGTTGCGCATCAGGCCGTAGGAGAACCGCCAGTCCAGCGCGGTGACGGGCTTCCCGTCGTGCCAGGTGAATCCGCGCTTGAGCTTCCAGGTGACGCGCATCTTGTTGTTCGGGAGAACCTGCCAATCGCCGTCCTTCAGCGTCGGGAGCTTCTCGGCCATTACGGGGACACGCACCCACTTCTCGTTGAAGGGCGCCGCGTACCCGAAGATCACGTTGTGGATGACGCCGGTTGCGGCCATGATCGAGAACGGGCCGATGATGTCCGGCTCCTGCGCCATGCCGATCGTCACGCTGTCGCGACGCTGCTGGGCCTGTACGACCGGCCCCGCGGCGGACAGCGCGATCACGGCGCCCAACACGAGAACGCACACGCGAAGCAGAACCCGCGCCATGTTGCCACCCCCTCCAGTCAGATTACCCCTCAGACTACCACGACCATTCCTGCCTCTACCGCCTATGTCTTGAGCCGTGGGTCGAGC harbors:
- a CDS encoding peptide ABC transporter substrate-binding protein produces the protein MARVLLRVCVLVLGAVIALSAAGPVVQAQQRRDSVTIGMAQEPDIIGPFSIMAATGVIHNVIFGYAAPFNEKWVRVPVMAEKLPTLKDGDWQVLPNNKMRVTWKLKRGFTWHDGKPVTALDWRFSYGLMRNPRTPSTARFVVNKVDNILVTNMNDPYEMVVQWNELWPFAGSEPFGAAYALPRHLLERPYLSNPENLRAEPYFRLPVANGPYRMTEWVAGSHMSFEAYDKWPLGAPAIKKVTIRFILDSTVLQANAITGGVDATEISNFSCLQMEQISQRAARVNAHYREAMVWERIDFNLDDVWLKDKRVRQAIAYALDRKALAEVSCSGGRQPVANSWMAPGHPAANPNLKKYDLDAARARSLLAEAGFRPGPDGFLRDGTGKRVEMSISTTAGNSIREQIQQIIKEQLRQVGIDVRIDNRPATVFFGTYTTRRQFPHMAMYASLFTPESLPHDRFHSIGIPTLANNWSGNNRVGWRHAENDQIWDQIIAELDVEKRNALLRKQQEIFAEELSSLSLYFRLDLTTFPKAMRNVKPVGLGTYYLPWNIWQWRWGDQ
- a CDS encoding dipeptide ABC transporter ATP-binding protein; this translates as MATGTEREIILEVRNLRKYFPITKGFIFQKQVGAVKAVDDVSFFIHTGETLGLVGESGCGKTTTGRVILRLMEPTAGDAVFQGRSIFSLRKEELRLMRRNLQIIFQDPYSSLNPRMTVGDIVGEPLEIHNLARGKDKVRRVQELLEVVGLSPYHANRYPHEFSGGQRQRIGIARALAVNPKLIICDEPVSALDVSIQAQVLNLLEDLQKEFGLTYLFIAHDLSVVKHISDRVAVMYLGKIVEVCPVEEIFANPQHPYTEALLSAVPIPDPGMRRERIILPGDVPSPSNPPKGCRFHTRCLYAVESCRVNEPPMVDVADGHYVACPVQPFKHQRSKAAVLKTPA
- a CDS encoding ABC transporter ATP-binding protein yields the protein MAEPLLSVRDLKTYFHTDEGVVRAVDGLTYDLAKGETLGIVGESGCGKSVHALSVMRLIPTPPGKIVSGEIWFEGRNLLTISDEQMRHIRGNRIAMIFQEPMTSLNPVLTIGEQIAEAVILHQKLDKKTAWDRAADMLERVKIPLARERLKDYPHQFSGGMRQRVMIAMALSCNPSILIADEPTTALDVTIQAQILDLIRDLQKEFNMSVIVITHNLGVVAEMTDNVVVMYAGKPVEHTDVNRVFRDPKHPYTWGLLHSIPKLHERKERLIPIEGQPPSLIDLPPGCPFAPRCPFAMEICVQEDPPDVDIQAGHYAKCYLYTEHATGEEKRAAEAAGLLASTRKA